The genomic segment CCCTCACTAATTGGGTTCTCCCTGTggaacaaaaccccaaaatttggtcAGGAGTTGCTGGGTCCTCCCTGTAGAGCAGAAACGCCAAAATTTGGTCAAGAACTGCTCTGGCCTTCCTGGACCAGCAAAATCCTCATTATTTGGGTTCTTCCTGTGGagcagaaaccccaaaatttggtcAGGATTTTCCCCTGCACTTCCTGGACCAGCACAATCCTCATTCCCCTGTGGACCAGAAACCTCAAAATTTGGTCAGGAGTTGCTGGGTCCTCCTTGTGGagcagaaaccccaaaatttggtcaggattttctcctgcccttcctGGACCAGCACAATCCTCATTATTTGGGTTCTTCCTGTggaacaaaaccccaaaatttggtcAGGAATTGCTCCTGCCCTTCCTGGAGCAGCACAACCCTCACAATTTGGGTTCTTCCTGTGgaacagaaaccccaaaatttggtcAGGATTTTTCCCTGCCCTTCCTGGACCAGCACAATCCTCACAATTTGGGTTCTCCCTTTgtagcagggaccccaaaatttggtcAGGAATTTCTGGGTCCTCCTTGTGGggcagaaaccccaaaatttggtcAGGAATTCCATGATTTTCTGAGGGAACACAATCatcctgtttgtgttttggggtcgGATTTTAGCAAAACCCTTTCAataattgggattttttaccTCCTTAATGAGGAAACAGGACTAACAGAAATGGAGGAGTTGGTAAAACAGGCCTCACTAAAAAATCTGCTTTAGTGGGGctggaaaagaggaggaaaaccaGATTTTATGGGATAAAAGGAAATTCCCATTCCCCCAAATATTGAGGGTGGAGAGTTTTGGCCAAAAAATTGGTAAAAAATTGAGGTGAATTTATAGGAAATTCACATTTCAGGAATGGAGTTTTGTGTATTTAATACTGGATTTTCTGAGGGAGCACAATCACCCTGTTCGTGTTTTGGGGTCGGATTTTAACAAAAATCCttcaaaaattgggattttttaccTCCTTGACTCACCCTGTTCATGTTTTGGATTTTAGCAAAAAGCCTTCAATAATTGGATTTTTTTACCTCTTT from the Zonotrichia albicollis isolate bZonAlb1 chromosome 28, bZonAlb1.hap1, whole genome shotgun sequence genome contains:
- the LOC141725234 gene encoding uncharacterized protein LOC141725234, with the translated sequence MVMVTCPCTALNRNPKIWSGIALAIAGLEQSPLPCGTETSKFGQELLLPSLDQNNPHFPVEQKPQNLVGIFSCPSWTRKILTIWVLPVEQNPKIWSGVAGSSLWSRNPKIWSGFSPALPGPEQPSLIGFSLWNKTPKFGQELLGPPCRAETPKFGQELLWPSWTSKILIIWVLPVEQKPQNLVRIFPCTSWTSTILIPLWTRNLKIWSGVAGSSLWSRNPKIWSGFSPALPGPAQSSLFGFFLWNKTPKFGQELLLPFLEQHNPHNLGSSCGTETPKFGQDFSLPFLDQHNPHNLGSPFVAGTPKFGQEFLGPPCGAETPKFGQEFHDFLREHNHPVCVLGSDFSKTLSIIGIFYLLDSPCSCFGF